One window of Marmota flaviventris isolate mMarFla1 chromosome 5, mMarFla1.hap1, whole genome shotgun sequence genomic DNA carries:
- the Or2c3 gene encoding olfactory receptor 2C3, translated as MTNGSSPAMFVLLGFSARPSLEPILFMVVLVCYVVSILGNATIILVTHVDVHLHTPMYFFLANLSFLDISFTTSIVPQLLVNLWGPQKTISYGGCVVQFYVSHWLGATECVLLAVMSYDRYAAICKPLHYTVIMHPQLCLGLAFASWFGGLTTSMVGSTLTMLLPLCGHNRIDHFFCEMPLIMQLACVDTRLNEVEMYVASFIFVVLPLGLILVSYGHIAQAVLKIRSAEGRRRAFSTCSSHLAVVSLFYGSILFMYLQPAKSSSHEQGKFIALFYTVATPMLNPLIYTLRNRDVKNALRFCAGALPGVC; from the coding sequence ATGACCAATGGAAGTTCTCCTGCCATGTTTGTGCTCCTGGGCTTCTCTGCTCGCCCCTCACTGGAGCCCATCCTCTTCATGGTGGTCTTGGTGTGCTATGTCGTGTCTATCCTGGGCAATGCCACCATCATCCTGGTCACCCATGTGGACGTGCACCTCCacacgcccatgtacttcttTCTTGCCAACCTGTCCTTCCTGGACATCAGCTTCACCACAAGCATTGTCCCACAACTGTTGGTCAACCTCTGGGGACCACAGAAAACCATAAGCTATGGCGGGTGCGTGGTGCAGTTCTATGTGTCCCACTGGCTGGGGGCCACCGAGTGTGTCCTCCTGGCCGTCATGTCCTATGACCGCTATGCTGCCATCTGTAAGCCCCTCCACTACACTGTCATCATGCACCCACAGCTTTGCCTTGGCCTGGCCTTTGCCTCCTGGTTTGGGGGCCTGACCACCAGCATGGTCGGCTCCACGCTCACCATGCTCCTGCCTCTTTGTGGGCACAATCGCATCGACCACTTCTTTTGTGAGATGCCTCTCATTATGCAACTGGCCTGTGTGGACACCAGGCTCAACGAAGTTGAGATGTACGTTGCTAGCTTCATCTTTGTGGTCTTACCTCTGGGCCTTATCCTGGTGTCCTACGGACACATTGCCCAGGCTGTGTTGAAGATCCGGTCAGCAGAAGGGCGGAGAAGAGCATTCAgcacctgctcctcccacctgGCTGTTGTGTCCTTGTTCTATGGGAGCATCCTCTTTATGTACCTGCAGCCAGCCAAGAGCAGCTCCCACGAGCAGGGCAAGTTCATAGCTCTCTTCTACACCGTGgccacccccatgctgaaccccctCATCTACACTCTGAGGAACAGGGACGTAAAGAATGCGCTCAGATTCTGCGCTGGAGCCCTGCCGGGAGTGTGCTGA